From Solanum stenotomum isolate F172 unplaced genomic scaffold, ASM1918654v1 scaffold33796, whole genome shotgun sequence, the proteins below share one genomic window:
- the LOC125852321 gene encoding ethylene-responsive transcription factor 9-like: MTEGGNCIVVVVTTTVTANEVPYRGARKRSHGKYKAEFTNQKLCVWLGNFDTQEEATRSYDKAARMYHDAKSKLNFPMSNEDNLENGIVAIVTIVVTPTEIRYRSVGKIPWRKYKTDITNQKVCVWLGTFDRKEEAAKTYPKAMRMYRGLKAKINFPTLNEDNLENEELNLELILVLSGRK; encoded by the coding sequence ATGACAGAGGGAGGAAATTGCATTGTAGTTGTAGTAACAACGACTGTCACCGCAAATGAGGTTCCATATAGGGGTGCGAGGAAGAGGTCACACGGGAAGTACAAAGCTGAATTTACAAACCAAAAATTATGTGTCTGGCTTGGGAACTTTGATACACAAGAAGAAGCCACAAGGTCTTATGATAAGGCTGCCAGAATGTATCACGATGCTAAATCCAAACTTAATTTCCCGATGTCAAATGAGGATAACCTAGAAAATGGCATTGTAGCTATAGTGACAATAGTTGTAACCCCAACTGAGATCCGATATAGGAGTGTTGGGAAAATTCCATGGCGTAAGTACAAAACTGATATTACAAATCAGAAAGTATGTGTCTGGCTTGGGACCTTTGATAGAAAAGAAGAAGCTGCCAAAACTTATCCTAAGGCGATGAGGATGTATCGCGGCCTTAAAGCCAAAATCAATTTCCCGACATTAAATGAGGATAACCTAGAAAATGAGGAGCTCAATCTTGAACTCATCCTTGTTCTATCAGGGAGAAAATGA